A window of Eretmochelys imbricata isolate rEreImb1 chromosome 25, rEreImb1.hap1, whole genome shotgun sequence contains these coding sequences:
- the KLHL26 gene encoding kelch-like protein 26, translating to MFTGGMRETSQDVIELKGVSAKGLKHIIDFAYSAEVTLDLDCIQDVLGAAVFLQMVPVVELCEEFLKSAMSVETCLNIGQMATTFSLASLKESVDTFTFRHFLQISEEEDFLHLPLERLVFFLQSNKLKSCSEIDLFQAAIRWLQYDQSRRANASQVLCHIRFPLMKSSELVDSVQTLDIMVEDVLCRQYLLEAFNYQILPFRQHEMQSPRTTIRSDVLSLITFGGTPYTDNDRTVSGKVYYLPDTNVRQFKELTEMEVGSSHACVAVLDNFVYVVGGQHLQYRSGEGAVDICYRYDPHLNQWLRIQAMQESRIQFQLNVLYGMVYATGGRNRSGSLASVEKYCPKKNEWTYVCSLKRRTWGHAGATVGGKLYISGGYGISVEDKKALHCYDPAADQWEFKTPMNEPRVLHAMVSANTRIYALGGRMDHVDRCFDVLAVEYYVPETDQWTTVNPMRAGQSEAGCCLLEKKIYIVGGYNWHLNNVTSIVQVYNMETDEWERDLHFPESFAGIACAPVILPQITTQR from the coding sequence ATGTTCACAGGAGGGATGAGAGAAACCAGCCAAGATGTGATTGAACTGAAAGGGGTATCCGCAAAAGGACTGAAACACATAATAGACTTTGCTTATAGTGCTGAAGTGACTCTCGATCTTGATTGTATTCAGgatgtgctgggagctgcagtctTCCTCCAGATGGTGCCTGTGGTAGAGCTCTGTGAAGAGTTCCTGAAGTCTGCAATGAGTGTTGAAACGTGTCTTAATATCGGGCAGATGGCCACCACCTTCAGTCTCGCGTCCTTGAAGGAATCAGTAGACACGTTCACTTTTAGGCACTTCCTTCAGATTTCTGAGGAAGAGGATTTTCTTCACCTGCCCCTGGAGCGCCTCGTCTTCTTCCTGCAAAGCAATAAACTAAAGAGCTGCAGTGAAATAGACCTCTTCCAAGCTGCCATCCGCTGGCTGCAGTATGACCAGTCCCGCCGTGCCAACGCCAGCCAGGTGCTCTGCCACATTCGCTTCCCGCTCATGAAATCGTCTGAGCTGGTGGACAGCGTGCAGACCCTGGACATCATGGTGGAAGACGTCCTGTGCCGGCAGTATTTGCTGGAGGCGTTCAACTACCAGATCTTGCCCTTCCGCCAGCATGAGATGCAGTCTCCTCGAACCACCATCCGTTCCGATGTCCTGTCCCTCATCACCTTTGGCGGCACCCCATACACTGACAATGACCGGACTGTGAGCGGCAAAGTGTATTACTTGCCAGACACCAATGTGCGTCAATTCAAGGAGCTCACTGAGATGGAGGTGGGCAGCAGCCATGCCTGTGTGGCTGTGCTTGACAACTTTGTCTACGTCGTGGGGGGGCAGCATCTGCAGTACCGCAGTGGTGAGGGAGCTGTAGATATCTGCTACCGCTATGACCCCCACTTGAACCAGTGGCTGCGCATCCAAGCCATGCAAGAGAGCAGGATACAATTTCAGCTGAATGTCTTGTACGGCATGGTGTATGCCACGGGTGGGAGGAACCGGTCAGGGAGCCTGGCCTCTGTAGAGAAGTACTGTCCCAAAAAGAATGAGTGGACCTATGTGTGCTCCCTCAAACGCAGGACATGGGGGCATGCTGGGGCCACAGTGGGCGGCAAGCTGTACATATCGGGTGGATATGGAATATCAGTGGAAGACAAAAAAGCCCTGCACTGTTATGACCCGGCAGCTGATCAATGGGAGTTTAAAACCCCAATGAATGAACCTAGAGTCCTGCATGCCATGGTCAGTGCAAATACGAGGATTTATGCCCTAGGAGGGCGCATGGACCACGTTGACCGTTGTTTTGATGTATTGGCTGTGGAATACTATGTGCCTGAAACTGACCAATGGACAACTGTGAACCCTATGCGGGCAGGTCAGTCAGAAGCTGGTTGTTGCTTGTTAGAAAAGAAGATCTATATTGTGGGAGGGTACAACTGGCACCTGAACAATGTAACGAGCATCGTGCAAGTGTATAACATGGAAACAGATGAATGGGAAAGGGACCTGCATTTCCCAGAGTCTTTTGCTGGCATAGCATGTGCCCCTGTTATACTGCCACAAATAACAACCCAGAGATAA